ATCAGTCAGCAATCAAGAGGCGCTATGTCAAAGAACAATTTCAAGCCGCGCAAATTCGAGGACCACGAGATCGTTGACGAGGACGGAAAGGTGGTCGGACATATTCGCGTCAAACCCAGCGGCGTGCTCTGGGCTCCATCAAACTCACGAGACTGGTATGGGCTCAGTCTTGAAGCATTCGCCGCATATATGAAGGAGAACGGCAAGCGGCAGAAGAAGTAGCTGCCCGTTTGTGGCAAGGTGCAAGTGCGGGTTTCGCGCGATGTTGGATCAAACCGACTGGAGTATTCAATGGGTGCGTTGAGTGAGTGGGAGCGAGAGTACAACCTGGACGAGGCGCGCAAGCAGCCGTCCGGTCGTGAGGAGGCCGCGCACCAAACGGAAGCGCTCTCAGAGCTCAGCAAGTGGTATTCAACGCGGTCGACCGTTGACTCTGGCGGATTGTTGGTCTTGCCCACGGGGGCGGGAAAGACCTTCACGGCAGTACGGTTCCTCTGCCGCAACCCGCTCAGCGAAGGCTATAAGGTGCTCTGGCTCGCGCACACGCACCATTTGTTAGAGCAGGCGCTCGATAGCTTTGGGAAGCGAAGCGACGGTGCGCGACTTGAGGTTGGGCACATCCGTGAGCCACGCGAGCGGCTGCGCGCTCGCGTGGTGTCCGGTACGCACGGCCATAGCCGAATCTCGGCGGTCTCTCATAACGATGACGTCGTAATCGCTACGCTGCAGACGGCGGCGCGAGCCTATCGTGAGGGTCATGCGCAGCTACAAGCATTCTTCGAGTCGGCGAAGGGGAAGCTTATCGTTGTGTTTGACGAGGCGCATCACGCACCAGCCCCCTCCTACACGGAATTCCTGCTGTCGCTCCGTCGACAGATTCCGGGAATGAAGCTGATGGGCCTTACGGCAACGCCCATGTACAACGACCCGAAACGTGAAGGTTGGCTCGAGAAGCTCTTTCCCCAGAAGATTCTCTATCAGGTGAGTGCTTCTCGGCTAATCGCCCAGGGCATTCTCGCGAAGCCGATTCCCATTCCGTGCCGCACAAAGTTCGAGCCGCGCTTTGACGCGGCGAAGTTTCAGCGATGGCGAGCCATGTACCAAGACGTTCCAGACGACATCATTACAAAACTCGCTGAGAACCAAGAGCGGAATGATACGATCTGGCGCACCTACGTGGAGCGGCGCGCCGACTTCGGCAAGACAATCATCTTTGCTGACCGATGGCACCAGTGTGAATATCTTTGCGAGAAGTTGCGAGATAGCGGCGTACGGGCGAACGCTGTGTATTCACATGTAGACCGCGGTCCTGGTACCGTTGAGGAGCGAAACCGCAGATCCCGAGATGCCAATGCGCTCGTTCTGAAGGCATTTCACGACGGCGAGCTTGATGTACTGATCAACGTCCGCATGCTCACCGAGGGCACGGACGTTCCCAACGTGCAGACCGTCTTCCTCACGAGGCAGACGACAAGTCCGATATTGCTGCGGCAGATGGTTGGGCGCGCGCTTCGGGGGCCGAAATTCGGTGGCACGACGATGGCGAACATCGTGCTATTCATGGACCAATGGCGTGAAGCCATCCAGTGGGCTGAGTTCGACGACCTGTGGACCGGTGAGGAAAGCCAAGAGGCACGGCCGGCGCGCCGTGAGCTACCCCTGCAACTGGTCTCGATTGAGCTCGTTCGGGGACTCGCGCGGCAGATGGAGACCGGACAACTCGCGCCAGCCTCCTTCATGGAACTACTGCCGCTTGGTTGGTACATCTCTGAGTTTGATGTCGAGGTCGCTGAAACTGACGATACAGAGCACGTGCGCCCGATGGTCTTGGTGCACGAAGATGAGAAGGCAAGCTATGACGCCTTCCTAAAGCATCTGTGTGCATCAGACATTCGTCCCTTTGCCGACCCTGGCCTGCGTTACGAGACCGTCTCGGCACAGATCGATGAATGGACTTCACTGTTCTTCTCGAACAAGGAGCAGAACGCCAGCGGCATTGGTATGAGTCTATTCCATCTCGCTCGGCACGTCGGGCAGCGAGCCGGTGAGGCGCCGCCCTTTTTCCCGTTCGAACATCGGGAAGCGCACGATCTAACGTTGGCCGCTCGACAAGCGATTTCTGAGGACTGGGGTCCTAGCCAAACGTGGAAGTATCTCAGCGCCGTGTACGAGGATGAGCATCGATTCTGGCGCGCCCTGTTTCCAACATTCGATTTGCTTCGTCACCAGTTTCGTCACCTAGTTGAGGGACAACTGCAGCGAACTACCGGCGTGGGGATCATTGGCCCTACATCACCAGTGATCGCTCCGCCCACTGTACTGCCGGACTCAGAGCCGAGTGAGTCCGCGAAAAGGGAAGTGTTTCGGAGAGACGGCAATCGATGCCTCTGTTGCGGCTCGTCAGCCCCGCGAACACTGCAGGTTGACCACATTGTAGCGCGATATCATGGAGGCACGAATGAGCCCAATAACCTTCAAACGCTCTGCTCTACCTGTAACCAGGATAAGAGCATCCGGGAGATGCATTTTCGAAGAACGTCAACGCTACTTGGTGCCGTACCGCCGCTTGAGTTCCCCAGCGGATTTGCGTCGTCAAATCCGGATCAGCTGGAACGCGATATCCGTCGAACGATCAACATGCTCTTCCAGTGCGCTGCCGTCGACCACATCGAAACGGGAGCTCGTGGGCCAGGGCGTCGGGAGTGGCGCATCCATCTTCGGGCGGGGAATCCGCGTGAGTGGCTTGAAGCATATGCGGGAGGAATATTTGAGCGCATTCGCTCAGCACAGAGTGACGCAGAATCCACTTACATCAGACGCCTTGTGATCAGAGGCTCCATCGATGACGAGATTGGTCGATCCGAGTTTCGGTACGAGCCCAATGCA
The Gemmatimonas sp. genome window above contains:
- a CDS encoding DEAD/DEAH box helicase family protein produces the protein MGALSEWEREYNLDEARKQPSGREEAAHQTEALSELSKWYSTRSTVDSGGLLVLPTGAGKTFTAVRFLCRNPLSEGYKVLWLAHTHHLLEQALDSFGKRSDGARLEVGHIREPRERLRARVVSGTHGHSRISAVSHNDDVVIATLQTAARAYREGHAQLQAFFESAKGKLIVVFDEAHHAPAPSYTEFLLSLRRQIPGMKLMGLTATPMYNDPKREGWLEKLFPQKILYQVSASRLIAQGILAKPIPIPCRTKFEPRFDAAKFQRWRAMYQDVPDDIITKLAENQERNDTIWRTYVERRADFGKTIIFADRWHQCEYLCEKLRDSGVRANAVYSHVDRGPGTVEERNRRSRDANALVLKAFHDGELDVLINVRMLTEGTDVPNVQTVFLTRQTTSPILLRQMVGRALRGPKFGGTTMANIVLFMDQWREAIQWAEFDDLWTGEESQEARPARRELPLQLVSIELVRGLARQMETGQLAPASFMELLPLGWYISEFDVEVAETDDTEHVRPMVLVHEDEKASYDAFLKHLCASDIRPFADPGLRYETVSAQIDEWTSLFFSNKEQNASGIGMSLFHLARHVGQRAGEAPPFFPFEHREAHDLTLAARQAISEDWGPSQTWKYLSAVYEDEHRFWRALFPTFDLLRHQFRHLVEGQLQRTTGVGIIGPTSPVIAPPTVLPDSEPSESAKREVFRRDGNRCLCCGSSAPRTLQVDHIVARYHGGTNEPNNLQTLCSTCNQDKSIREMHFRRTSTLLGAVPPLEFPSGFASSNPDQLERDIRRTINMLFQCAAVDHIETGARGPGRREWRIHLRAGNPREWLEAYAGGIFERIRSAQSDAESTYIRRLVIRGSIDDEIGRSEFRYEPNALPGIRPLKPKDLKPRSAVAVYAPTLDGFPNEPVKGKIIRLNSKEKTADVRVQRGRKAEDIKGVPLSSIFHWDALSTVDND